In Monodelphis domestica isolate mMonDom1 chromosome 1, mMonDom1.pri, whole genome shotgun sequence, the sequence GATATTTCTGGTAGTTGGAGTCCCAGAAAAGGGGCATAGGATGTTCTAgttaagaagagggaagaagatgaGCCAAATAtaacttatttattaaaaaaaaaaaaccaaagacaAAGTAACAAAGTGTGAACCTTGCACCAGAACATTACCCCCTccatttaaaaattgtatccCCTTttgtatttcctgtctctggagGTCCTGAACTTTTGCTGTAGCATATATCCCTtgacttattaaaaaaataaataactgtaTATCATCAAAAAACATAATTTTCTGGCATTAAAAATGTGTGCATTTTGGGGCAGCTACAttacacagtagatagagcactaggcctggagagaggagattatgggttcaaatttgacctcacacacttcctagctgtgtgaccctagccaaatcacttaaccacagttGCCCAGCCCTAatcatgcttctgccttggaactgatacttggaatccattctaagacagaaagtaaaggttaaaaaaaatgtgtatttcatttccattcatttaagaGGTAGGGAACTATGAATGTTGAACCTTGACAACTGTCACACTTGGTTAGTTTTGAagaactgatttctctctctatttttttatttctttttaaatgagtaGAGAAGGCCAGGAGGAATATATTTGAAGTAGAtcacaatataaaaacaaaggatgtgtcaataaaaacttttttggaaAAAGGGAATGATTTTCATCCATGATAAAGCAACACTGTAAAGTTTCTCTCATCATTCCCCTTTGATGTTGTATCTGGGGTCCCTTACCTAGCTTGCCTACACTTAGTTCTGGCTCTGTTTAACAGGCATAGTAAAAGGAATGGGGTGTTCTGATAATAGGCTAACCTGGGTAAACTGAGGTACCATCAGCACCAGGCttagatgcttcttagctgtgtggccatggacAAGGACAAGACATACCTCTGACCTTCTGTGCCACATCTCTAAAGTGAAGATCACCACACtatcacaggattattgtgagaaagaTCTTTAACAAGGGATGGAAATGTGAGCTACTAACAGTATTTGAGGAGGAAACAATAGCACAGATCCTTCCTTTGCCTCTTGACACTGTTTTCTGTCATGTTTATCTTTGGATAAACTAGATTGtatactccttgagggcagagattatatcatttttttccaatatattttatttgatcatttccaagcattattcgttaaagacatagatcattttcttttcctcccccccaccccccatagccaacgcgtaagtccactgggcattagatgttttcttgatttgaacccattactttgttgatagtatttgcattagagtgttcgtttagagtctctcctctgtcatgtcccctcaacctctgtattcaggcagttgctttttctcggtgtttccactcccatagtttatcctttgcttatgaatggtgtttttttctcctggatccctgcaagttgttcagggacattacaccgccactagtggagaagtccattacgttcgattataccacagtgtattagtctctgtgtacaatgttctcctggttctgctcctctcgctctgcatcacttcctggaggttgttccagtctccatggaacttctccactttattattccttttagcacaatagtattctatcaccaacatataccacagtttgttcagccattccccaattcatgggcatcccctcgttttccagttttgggccaccacaaagagcgcagctatgaatatttttgtacaagtctttgtgtccattatctctttggggtacagacaattatatcattttttatcCTTGCCTCTCCAGAGCCTGAGatagtaccttgcacatagtaggcatttcactgatttctttttgaattgaattgaaaagaatCATATCTTTGTTAGATAATCCAGAAAGCCATCTAAGATTGCCCTTGGCGTGAATGTCATAATAATGCCCATTGGCTACCCTTGTATGAGACATCTAAAACATTCTGGTTTTCCTGAGTCctagataaatagatattttcAGTTCTTGGGATCCTGGAGCAAGGAAAGTAGATACATTATCAACACATTTTTATTGTCtgactgactctttatgacccagtTGGGGATTTtgtggcaaagatcctggagtggtctgccatttccctcTCAAGTTCaattgaaagatgaggaaactgaggccaacagagttaagtgacttgcccagggtcacatagctaagtgtctgaggccagattttaactccggaagatgttttcctgactccaggccagattCTCTTTccgttgtgccacctagctacccccataCCAATCCATAGTCCAAGCCAAATATCAGTTTCCCAGGCTATACAAAGCTTTTTAAAAGTGTATTGATACTCTTTTTTACCGTTTTCCTTTTAAACATCATTCTCACTTCTCAGTGAacaccctccccttcctcccccccctaaataaaattttcccctgGAAGAAAGAAATACAGCAAAGCAAAACAAGTATACATATTGACAGGGTCTGgaaatgtgtctcattctgcaccacTTGCCCACCATCTTTTTTGCCAAGAAGTAGGGCattgtttcatcatgagtcctctgagTCATGATTCCATCtaaggtttcttttctttttttttctttttttaatttttatttggtcatttccaaacactattcattggaaacaaagatcattttcttttcttccctcccccctcccaccacctctcccatagcccacacgtgattccactgggtatcacatgtgttcttgatttgaacccatttccatgttgttgatatttgcattagagtgttcatttagagtctctcctcagtcatatcccctccacccctgtagtcaagcagttgcttttcatcggtgtttttactcccacagtttatcctctgcttgtggatagtgttttttagatccttgcagattgttcagggtcactgcattgccactaatggagaagtccattaccttcgattgtaccacaatgtttcagtctctgtgtacaatgttttcctggttctgctcctttcactctgcatcacttcctggaggttgttccagtctccatggaattcctccactttattattccttttagcacaatagtattccatcaccaacatataccacaatttgttcatccatttcccaattgaagggcatcccctcattttccaatttttggccaccacaaagagtgaagctatgaatattcttgtgcaagtctttttccttattatctctttggggtacaaacccagcagtgctatggctggatcaaagggcagacaatcttttatcgccctttgggcatagttccaaattgccctccagaatggttggatcaattcacaactccaccagcaatgaattagtgtccctactttgccacatcccctccagcattcattactttcctttgctgtcatgttagccaatctgctaggtgtgaggtgatacctcagagttgttttgatttgcatctctctgattataagagatttagaacactttttcatgtgcttattaatagttttgattcatCTAAGGTTTCTTAAGGGAAAGAAGTAATTCTATCTTCTTTGACCTtatgagagagaaataaagggcAAAGAGAAGGTCTAGTGGCTCCATTCACCCCTAACAATTCATTCCCCAGCCATGGGAGTTGAGGGTGGGAACCACTGGCAAGAAGATGGGGATTAGAGTTCATGGAATTGGCTCTTAATATGATTCCTGGTTCTTTCAGGTTCCAGAAGTTGCATCTGGCATGTGGCTCGGAGCGCCTGATGCTACAGTCCTCCTTCCAGCCACTTATTTCCTTGTGTGAAGCACCTTCCAACCCACTCCGATTCTCTGGGGGAAATGTCACCATCACCTACAGCTACGCTGGGAATGGCCGGCCACTTGGACAGGGCTTTCTGCTTTCCTATATGCTAGGTGGGGTAGATATGGGAaatctagagaaaagaaagaggaagaagcagctagatacctcagtggatagagtgccaggcctggagatgggagattcaaatctgcccctggacaagtcacttaacccccattgcctagcccttaccactcttctgccttggaaccaatacttagtattgattctaagactgaaggtgaggatttaaagaaaaagaaaagagagtggaAGTTTTCATTGGCCCCCAAGGGTGGGAATTGTGGTAGATCATTGCAGAGCTGGAGTGGTCTTGTCCAGCAGCAGCCCCTACCTCACCATCTCTGGCCCTATTCACAGATCGATTCATATGCCTCCGAGAAGAGTTCCGATGCCTGAACCGCAGATGTGTGCCAAGGATCCAGCGCTGTGATGGGATAGATAACTGTGGCGACCAATCTGATGAGACTGACTGTAGCCCAAGCCTTTTCCATAGCTTGACTGCTGTCCCTACTCCTGCCTGCAACCGTACCTTGGAAGACTTCTACGGGGTCTTTTCTTCCCCAAGCTATTCCCTCTCTGCCCTATACCCAAGCCCTCACTCCTGCCTCTGGCTGCTGGATCCCCACGATGGGCGAAGGCTCATCGTGCGTTTCACCACCttagagctaggcaaatgggattcaGTGCACGTGTATGACGGTCCTGGACCTCCAGATCCTTCTCGCCTGCTCCGAAGCCTCAACTATTTCAGCAATGGCAAAGCAATCATGGTGGAGACGCTCTCAGGCAAGGCTACTGTGACCTACCACATGGGGCCGTGGAGCAAGGGTGGGTTCAATGCCACCTACCATGTGAAAGGATACTGTCTGCCCTGGGACCGACCGTGTGGTGCTGGCTCTGGAGAGGGTCCTGGGGAGGGCCCAGGAGAGGGCTGCTATAGTGAAGCCCAGCGCTGTGATGGGATCTGGGACTGTGCCGATGGCACGGATGAAAAAGACTGCCCGGGATGCCTGCCTGGGCGCTATCCCTGTGGGGCTCCTGGAACCCCTGGTGCCACAGCCTGCTACCCGTCTGCCGATCGCTGCAACTACCAGACGTTCTGCGTGAATGGGGCAGATGAACAGCAGTGCCGTCACTGCCAGCCAGGCAACTTCCGGTGCAGGGATGATCGGTGTGTGTATGAAACTTGGGTGTGTGACGGGCAGCCCGACTGCTCTGATGGCAGCGACGAATGGGACTGTGCCTATGCCCTGCCCCGAAAAGTCATCACGGCTGCCGTCATCGGCAGCTTGATCTGCGGCCTGCTGCTTGTCATCGCCCTGGGATGTACCTGCAAACTCTATGCCATCCGCACGCAAGAATACAGGTCAGGGGGGCAGCACAAGATGCTCTGTGCCAGTGGGGAAGGCGAGGGCTGGTTGTTCAgggtaggaggaagagaaaaaagtcaaGGGGTAGGAAGGGACGCAGAACAAGGAGGGCTGACTGATTTGGGGAGCAAAAGAGGATGCCGGCGATTCCTGTTCGGAAAGATCAAAGCCATAGTCGTGAAATGCTTTTATCTCGATGTTCTAGAAGGAGCCAGATGGAGGGGTCCTGACTTAATAGTTATTGGGGGGACTGGACCCTAAATCTCATTCTCTCCTGCAGCATCTTTGCCCCCCTTTCAAGAGTGGAGGCCGAGATTGTACAGCAGCAAGCACCTCCATCCTATGGCCAGCTTATCGCTCAAGGTGCCATCCCGCCTGTAGATGACTTTCCAACTGAGAACCCCAACGATGTAAGTTACTCCTCTGAGACTTGCTTATTCGTGACATCCCcgtatagtggaaagaaccttGAACTTAGCCAGAAAACGAGATTAGAAGCAAACTCTTACTACCTGCATAGgtgtgggaaagtcacttcttGGGGCCTCACGTTCCCCATCTATGGAATGAGAAGATGAGAATAGATGAGCCTCAGCTCATTTCTTACTGATTTACTCCTTTGATTAAGGAATCTCAAACAAGCCAAAGCTCGGCAAGATCTTTATCCTGCTGACCATAGTCTCTGGATAGGCCTGTCTCCTCTGTCCATCCTCCTCTGGATAACATGGAAagaaattctcttctctttatctctccacATTCTGATGCTTCCTTATCTCTTGAACTATAGAATTCAGTGCTGGGGAACCTTCGATCTCTGCTACAAATCCTGCGCCAGGATGTGTCTTCGGGGGGTTCATCGAGTGCCCGCCGTCGCCAACGAGGCAGGTCTGCACGACGACTGGTCCGCCGCCTCCGTCGTTGGGGCTTGCTTCCCCGTGCAAATCCCCCTTCCAGGGCCCCGGACTCCAGCCTCCAGACTGCATCTACCCCATCTACCATTGACGCCCCAGAGGGCAGTCAGGGTACTCCTTTAGAAGGAGCAATAGGTGGGCGAGAGCCAGAGGAGGCCCCTCCACTGCCCGTGAAGGTGCCCCTTTCTTCTACCAACTCCCCCTGCATACCCCCTGAAGACCCTCCCCCTCCAATcactccccctccacccccatcatCCCTGTTGTCTGGGGTGGTGCAGGCCCTTCGTGGCCGCCTCATGCCCAGTCTTCGGTCCCCTACTCCCCCCCAAGCTATACCAGACCCTCGAACAGTGCCCCCATCCCAAGAAGAGGAGGATGATGTGCTGCTGCTCCCTCTGGCAGAACCCGGGCCCTGGGTAGGGGAGGAGGATGAGCCACTGCTGACCTAAGTCTCCATGGCAATAGTCCTTTCCCTAGGCAGCCCAAGGGGGATGCTTCCAGGCTTCTCTACTTTGAATGCTTGGGAGCATCATCCCTACACCAGGTCTGAGGAGATGCCAAATGATACTCTCCCTTTCGCATCTTGCCCATAGCCTTGTAGCTACTGTCAAGTTGAGTGTCCCAGGTTAATGGGGCCCCTGACTCTGTTCCCTCACCCTACCACTCCCAGGGCAGTGCCCGCTATATCCTGAATAAGGGGCCTATACAGAGTTCCTAAATAAAGGCCAAAGAAGGGTGATGTTCCCTGGCCTATCTCAGTGTTTGGGGCTATTCAAAAATCAGTTAAAGTGAGAGAGCTTTCAAAGGGTCAGGTGGCAAGACAGTCCCCCTGGATGATTCCTTCCTATCCTAAGCAGGGCTCTTGGAGCAGAAAGACACCCCAATTTGCAAATGGCTCTACAGCCCTCAAGGGAAAGGGTTTGGATAGGACCTGGAACTCTACTGTCTAGGGGACGTGCACTTATTCaccaagaaatgaagaaaataaataaaataacttaaaaaaaatttttttttttgtagaacgATTGTGTCCTGTCTTTTACCACCCTTAGTTCCTCCTTCCAGGGCCAAGCTCAGGGAGTTCTGACCCATTGTCCTGTCAGCCTgtgtagagggagaaaagaatctAGCTAGATAGAAGACTGAAGCTAAATGAACGTGTCCTATCTTGTTAATCCAGGCTCCTTCCTACATCAGATGGTAGAGATGTTCTCACAACCCCCATAGTTGACATCCACCCTACTGGACAGCAGGGTACAACTTTGTTCCTTCACAGGCCAGGGGAACCCTACAGAATCCTTACTTTTTTGGTCTTCCAATCTCCATTTATGGAGTTATCAAAAGGTATATATGGCTCTCAGGACAAGATGTTATATAGCAAAGAATATAGAACACAGTGAAGATATCATTCCTGACCTCAGAGAACTTACAGTCTTTTTTCAGACAAGAGGGCTGAGCTTCTTGtcaaaatggttttaaaaatacaatattggagggcaggtaggtagctgagtgaattgagagccaagcctagagatgggaggtcttgggttcaaatctggcctcagatacttcccaactgtgtgaccctgggcaagtcacttaatccccattgcctagcccatcctactcttctgccttggaaccaatacacagtattgatttcaagatggaaggtaagggtttcaaagaaaaagattaataagaaaaattaaaaagtacaaTATTGAAAAGGCAGtcaagtggttcagtggatagagaaccagggctagagacaagtagtcctagattcaaatctgacctcagattcttcctatctttatgaccttgggtaagtctcttaaccccaactgcctagcccttactacttttctgccttgaaccaaagcttaataccaattctaaggtggaaagaaagttttttttttaaatacaatattgactattgagataattaaatacttttaaagtgattctatttttaaatccttaccttccatcttagaatcaataccgtgtattggttccaaggcagaagagtggtaagggctaggcaatgggggttaagtgacttgcctagggtcacacaactgggaagtatctgaggccagatttgaacccaggacctcccatctctatacttagttctttccactgagccacccagctgtccctcaaACAGTGATTCTTAACCATTTTGTGTGTCATAGACATCTTTGGTAGACTTATAAAACCTATGGActttttctcaaaataaaatggaattaaaagggaaatcaattatattaaaatacagttatcaaaatattttcaaaagaaaaagatgtcTGCTTTAAAAGATGCATGATTTCATCAAGGTAGCCACTCCCTCTATTGAAGCCAGGATACAACCAGGATTTGGTAAGTGGTTTCATGTGTTCTTATGACCAAAATAATCAAATGACTGGTCCCAACCTTCACACTTAGGTAAGACCTACTTGAAAACTGGACTTGATAGTGTCAGACCCAAACTTAAAGTTCTACTTCATCATTCCGTCCTTTTCCCATCATCCCACCTTTGTCACACtacccttcctctttccctgttgAGATATTCTATCTCTGGAGTCTCTCAAAGACAATGCTAGCAGATCCCAGCATGGTAATTCCTGCAAGTAGCTTAGACTCTGCTGATATAGGGAGCCCCTTAGAAACTAAGATAACCTCTACTGGAGGAATAGTGAGAAAAATGTAGGAAATGCTAATGTTGATTTGGCCTAGTTTGGGAAACCTTCCTGGAAGAGGTGTCTGCAAACCATGCTTTCAAAGATATTGATAGGAAGAGGTTATTCTATGTTCTGAGAGCATAAAGGCAAGCCAGGAAAAAATGACCAAAGACACAAGGTATCCCACAAGGGAATAGAGAAATAGCTAAACACAGATCATGACTAAGGAAGCATTTTAGAGCCCAGAGAAATCCAGTTTGGAAGATAATTGATGTGGAGATACTGGGTTTGAGAGGGAGGCagatggtctcagacacttcctcatcAACtcactcccattgtctagcctttactgctcttctaccttggaatgagtttacagtattgaatctaagatggaaggtaggagagaaagagagaaagagagaaagaaagaaagaaagaaagaaagaaagaaagaaagaaagaaagaaagaaagaaagaaagaaagaaagaaagaaagaaagaaagaaagaaagaaagaaagaaagaaagaaagaaagaaagaaaggaaggaaggaaggaaggaaggaaggaaggaaggaaggaaggaaggaaggaaggaaggaaggggaagaaagaaaaaaggaaggaaggaaggaaggaaggaaggaaggaaggaaggaaggaaggaaggaaggaaggaaggaaggaaggaaggaaggaaggaaggaaggaaggaaggaaggaagaaaggaaggaaggaaggaaggaaggaaggaaggaaggaaggaaggaaggaaggaaggaaggggaagaaagaaaaaaggaaggaaggaaggaaggaaggaaggaaggatggaacgaagagagaaaggaagagaaaaaggagggagaggaaggaagagagaaagaaggaagaaggaaagaagggagagaggaggaggaaggaaggaagaaaaaaggaagtaaggaagggagagatgaagggaaGGTGGCAGGATTAGGAATGCCAAGGCTGGAATGGATCTGAGAGATCTACTTCAAATGGggagatgatgaaactgaggcccacagaatgTAAGTCATTAACACAAGGTCATAACTAATTAGCAGCAGAATTAGGCCTGGAATCTAAGTCTCATAAAATAGTTGAAGGCCtaagtaggaaaaaaatcactgagGTGTCATACCCCTAGGAAGAGATAGTATAAGTAGGGAGAATGGTAGGATTCCCCATTAGGAACCCTTCCCTGATCTATCCCGCCCCAGCCCCAGTCTCCAGTGTGGCAGAGAGACAGCTATTGATTACATGCTGTGAGCATCTTTCCACCCAAAGCTAATTGCATAATGTTCCCTCCTCTCCTTAATCAGCAGGAGCAGAGGAAGTTCTGAGGAAGCCACAAGGAGGGGAATGGGGATTCACCCGAAGCTCTCCCAGTAGCACGGCTCTCATATTACTCAGCATAGGGCTGGCAGTGATTTCCTCTCTGGAGGCTGAGGAAAGGTTTTAGCTAGTTTCACTTAATGGTCCTGGCCTAtcccaggtgagagagaataAGCCTGAAGAAGACTGTAACTATTAAAGGGCTGCTTGAGCTTTGTACCAGAAACCCAAGATGAGGAGGGGCATGATGCTCTTCTCCATGAGAATCCTCCACTACAAAAGCACTGGAGTAGAacttatatcagattatttactgccTGTGGTGGAccagatggagggaggaagagaatctgaattgccaaacatcagaaaataattgtcaaaatttgttttttCGTG encodes:
- the LRP10 gene encoding low-density lipoprotein receptor-related protein 10, whose product is MSPALFLFLFLLVLPGGTDAHLDRTPFPNPACRDPPAVLSSVQGILQWPQGRESRLLPIACIWVIVGSKEQTVTIRFQKLHLACGSERLMLQSSFQPLISLCEAPSNPLRFSGGNVTITYSYAGNGRPLGQGFLLSYMLDRFICLREEFRCLNRRCVPRIQRCDGIDNCGDQSDETDCSPSLFHSLTAVPTPACNRTLEDFYGVFSSPSYSLSALYPSPHSCLWLLDPHDGRRLIVRFTTLELGKWDSVHVYDGPGPPDPSRLLRSLNYFSNGKAIMVETLSGKATVTYHMGPWSKGGFNATYHVKGYCLPWDRPCGAGSGEGPGEGPGEGCYSEAQRCDGIWDCADGTDEKDCPGCLPGRYPCGAPGTPGATACYPSADRCNYQTFCVNGADEQQCRHCQPGNFRCRDDRCVYETWVCDGQPDCSDGSDEWDCAYALPRKVITAAVIGSLICGLLLVIALGCTCKLYAIRTQEYSIFAPLSRVEAEIVQQQAPPSYGQLIAQGAIPPVDDFPTENPNDNSVLGNLRSLLQILRQDVSSGGSSSARRRQRGRSARRLVRRLRRWGLLPRANPPSRAPDSSLQTASTPSTIDAPEGSQGTPLEGAIGGREPEEAPPLPVKVPLSSTNSPCIPPEDPPPPITPPPPPSSLLSGVVQALRGRLMPSLRSPTPPQAIPDPRTVPPSQEEEDDVLLLPLAEPGPWVGEEDEPLLT